In the Ptychodera flava strain L36383 chromosome 1, AS_Pfla_20210202, whole genome shotgun sequence genome, aaaaaatgatgcaggtctgatagttgaaaaaaaaatttgctgtcCCTctgactggaaaaaaaattgctccctggtcccataccctcttccttCGCCATATCcctccccagaaatcaaatggttctccccttgccggcgttatacggcctcccgtACCACCGCCGTCACCGCCATATACcggtataacgccggtaacacacagccctgccacgcagagctacccTACCCATGAACAATTGCGTGGATTTAGAACTGTCATATGCATTTACCAAATTTTACGATTCTCCTTTAAATCATAAAAAGCAGTCGGGAAAATATAAAGTACAGACAGACACTCTCGGTGTCATGCCACAGAAAACATGAGTAAAGTTGACAGGATCTGTGAGTTAAAGTTAACGTACCCGGTCCCTCCAGAATAATTTCCAGGTTATTGTACATTGAACGGATAAAATGATACTGTAAAAATGTTCTTGTGACGAAAACAAATGTCAACATATAAATTAAACAACCGTTGAAAGCTGACTTTAAATCGTCCTTACTGCTCACTAGTAGTTGAACAGTTCACCGATCACTTGTCACCTTGTTTTCACTTGTTGTCAGCTGTATGCAGCTGTgtgatagcgccctctacaCAAGCTCTGTGTCACAGTTCATCGTGATGGCGTCAGGTCAACATCGCGTCCGTAGGGACGTTAGATAAAATGACTTATTTTGGCATAATTTTCGTTCGTCGAAAGGAAAACTTGAAACCATACATGACAGAGATAACAGAGGATATGCAggtaatttttcaaaacattattttgcaCACACAACTGTTGATTCGCCATTCTCTACGAGTTGAGATGTGATGGGATCAGTTCTGTAATCAGTATTAGCTTGCAAGTTGCATTGCAGAACACACCTCTTGACAAAATGACTCAAATATTTCGGTAGAAATTCTCCAAAACAACTCACTTTTGGTATATTTGTATCGAAGACATGAAGCGACAGCTATGTTAAatatttcagtacaaaattatgtTTGGAAATGCAGAAAATAACTCCCATATTGATTTGTTGACAATGACTCATGTGTTGTGATGTTGACAAATCATCGTCGATTGTCATACACTTCTTGTCAAATTTCCTCgattttttcactgaaaatgtgtctgaaattattaaatttctACGGTGGCCCATATGTGACAGGTATAAACTTATTTACACAGACAAAACTTTAGTTTTGATggacaaaactttaattttggGGCACATAACTCTAATTTTTGCGGACAAAACTCTAATTTGGGAGGACACATTTCTGATTTCTACGGACACAATTCTAATTTGGGCAGACAAAACTTTAATTTGGACGGACACAATTCTAACTTGGGCCACCAGATCTCTATTTTCTACGGACACAATTCTAATTTGGGCAGACAAAACTTTGATTTGGACGGACACAATTTTAATTTGGGCCACCAGATCTCTATTTTCTACGGACACAATTCTTTTTTCAGCGGACAAAACTTTCATTTGGACGAACACATATTTAATTCTTATGGACACAAGTCTTATATTGTACAGACACAACTCTATTTTTCTTGGACACaattttaatttcttgaaatagaGCTTCCATTACTCCCGAACAAGTCTCATTCCACGTAGGCAACTCCTATTTCAATGGCCTTCCCTCTAGTGTTCAATGAGACAACAAGCAACTTACAAAGACAAATCTTTAACTTTCGAGGACAAAACTTTCTTTTCCTCACGGCGGATATTGAAGTATCCCACAATACTGTTCGTCTACATCGCAGTAGATCACCTCGCCAACCATGGTGCTAGTGCTTACTGTATGTTACATCTATTTATGGTTGAAAAGGTACTAAAATCATCTTACAGCTTCATTTCATTGTAAGATTTGCAATGAAATGACGCTGTAAGATAATTGATGTACTTTTTTAGTCTCCTCAGGCAAGGACATTGTTCAATATGAAATTGTAGAGCCAAATGCACTCTAAAATTCAGTTAAGTAGAGCCCAGAATTGTTTCATACCTCTGGagcaaatttcagcaaaataaaTCAACTATTCCTGGGCAGTTCTATATCTTTCTCCAAGTACAGTGAGGGTGGGGGTTAGTAGTTATCAGACAGTGTTTACTTTCATAACATAATTTTGAGACATATCTAATAGTTTTAAATTGTAATTCTGAAATCACTACAGAAAGTTGCTGATCATAGACCTTAGAAATCAAACAAGGTGTGTAAGATGTCTCATACGTCCAAGTTTACACTCAATGGACCTTGCATTATGGcaaatatgtgtgtgtacaaagaatagtgaaaaaatgataaaaaagctATTGATTGGTCTACTGTTGCATGcttgttttttgaaataaatgtttttttattcagcAACTAAGCATATACGTTGTCCATACATGCTTGCATGTGAATGAAGTTACATTAAAGAACCACATGTGAAGTAACACCAAGAGAGTTATTGGATATTTCACATTGCAAAACTCTCTACAAAATACCCCATTGCAAATTTTGTAACAATTAAGTGGCCTCTACACCAAATCAGCGTAAGGATCAGACTTTGAGATGAAGATTTAGATGCATCTGAAGTTTACTTATCAAAACAAAGAGTTCTGGCTGTATGGATGCAGGTATTGGTGATTAAATACATACTATTTATATGAATTTATAAATGGGCCTGAAATATGTTTGCATTGTATGCTTTAACATGTACTCAAACTCCCCCTGTAAGCCCAATGACTTCCTGACAACCATATATAGCATGAAACATGAATGAAGGattttaaaatgacaaacagttttGAATTACTGAACCAACATTCTTCACTgtactgaaatttgcatattccccCCCTTTAACACATACTGTAAAAGACAGTGGAGTATTTACCTATATGAATCtttgtaaagaaaatgttaaatgGGCCTGAAATATGTTTGCATTGTATGCTTTAACATGTACTCAAACTCCCCCTGTAAGCCCAATGACTTCCTGACAACCATATATAGCATGAAACATGAATGAAGGattttaaaatgacaaacagttttGAATTACTGAACCAACATTCTTCACTgtactgaaatttgcatatttcccccccccccttaacaCATACTGTAAAAGACAATGGAGTATTTACCTATGATATGAATCTTTGTAAAGAAAATGTGATCCCATTCACTAGAACACTTGGAACTGAATACAACTGAGATACTGCATACTGTTTCTTCCATTgcaatatttgatgttttagAAAATGAAGAGAAATTTCAAGTACACTGATATCTATTTGTTGTCTTTCCTGTTTTGTCACAAACAAGTATTTTTATGATATACTTTCAGCCAATGTTATTAATGAGAAAAATATCTGAGACAAGAATATTGGCGACAGTTGATTCACAAATTTTATTGAGCTGCAGCTCATGGGGCTttaacaatacaaaacaaaaatttactATTCCATTGCATTCATTCCTTAATGCACATTATGTGCCATCACTTGCACATAAGAGTAAATTCTCATACAGGGCTTTGACTTCCCGCCAATTTTCTGGTACTGACAGTTGAAAACTTTGAACCACATACTTGAAGTAATCCTGGTATTCATTTGTGCCATCTGATtcaatgatttgtgtttctgCATAGTTTATTTCTTGCTCTGGAACAGGCAGAATCAAATTGCCTTTGCCACCATGGTGTTCTGGAATGAAGAACAATGAGTCAGGTCTACCACACACAGTCTCATTTCGAGACTGTCTTATATAGTGTGTGTTCCAGTGTTCTTTTACATGATCCAAGTCTTCTTGAAGGAGGCCGGCAAAACAAAACCATAAACATTCCTTATTCAGTCTATTACTACGGTCAAAGATACCCTGTGCTTCCAAATCTTTGAACAGGTGATCCATCATGATGAACGATTTCTGCGAAGAAATGACCACCAAGCCTAAATTCTTTGATTACGTTGTGAGGCAACATATCTGTGAGCATCTGAGTCATCTCGAAAGAAGCACTGAATTACTGCCACTGTCCCGTTTTCAGTAGCCAAATCAGTATCCAACTCAATGGGGCACCCTCAAAATTCACGCACAGTATGTAAATAGTATGCGGCCACATTGTCTGGCAAGTTATTAGAACGGGTTATATACAGCCATAAAATCTTCCTGCTATATCCATCAACATACCCGTGTACAGGGAACCCAAAGGGCTTTAGCTTATCGTAGCCATCGATGTGCCACACACAAATGGGTCCTGGGCAAAGATACTCCCTCCGTTTAAGACGGTGCGCTCCCCGTAATTCGCTGCCTTCCGGATCCAATTCCctcaacatttcttgaacaacaCTTCTTGGCACACGTATGCCACGCAACTGAAGGGAATGCCACACTGTTCTATAGCCCCTACACAGCCAGGGTCATCCAGTATCTGAATAATAGAGTCCCTCACAACAATGGTATCATAATGAGCAGATCGTTGCCGTAAATTCAACCGTGCCAATCGCCTCATGAGAGTTCTTGGACTGATATGAATGTCATAATATTTTGCCGGGAACAACACAATTTCGTCGTACCTATATCCTCTATAAAAGAAATACTACATCAAGTCGTCTTCGCAATACTCCGCAATAAAGTCGCTACAAGTCTCCATTGCCAACGCAGCAGCACAGCGCCATTAGCGGACGAACAGTATTGTGGGATACTTCAATATCCGCCGTGAGGAAAAGAAAGTTTTGTCctcgaaagttaaagttttGTCTCTGCAAGTTGCTTGTTGTCACATTGAACACTAGAGGGCAGGCTGTTGAAATAGGAGTTGCCTACGTGGAAATGAGACTTGTCCTGGAGCAATTAAAGTTGTATCTCAAGAAATTAAAATTGTGTCCAAGAAAATTAGAGTTGTGTCTCTACAAAATAAGACTTGTGACCATAAGAATTAAATGTGTGTTCgtcaaaatgaaagttttgtccgctgaaaaaagaaatgtgtcCGTAGAAAATAAAGATCTGGTGGCCCAAATTAGAATTGTGTCCGACCAAATCAAAGTTTTGTCTGCCCAAATTAGAATTGTGTCCGTAGAAAATAGAGATCTGGTGGCCCAAATTAGAATTATGTCCGTCCAAATTAAAGTTTTATCGGCCCAAATTAGAATTGTGCCCGTAGAAATAGAGATGTGTCCTCCCAAATTAGAGTTTTGTCCTCAAAAATTAGAGTTATGTGCCccaaaattaaagttttgtccATCAAAACTAAAGTTTTGTCTGTGTAAATAAGTTTATACCTGTCACATATGGGCCACCGTAAATTTCAGCATGTTCAAACTCTAGAGAAGTAGTGAcaacaactttgaatattttgccCCCAGAATATCGGTTCTAAATGCGAGAAATAACCGATTATTAGTTTGGAGGGTGATGTAAACAGTGCAGGCCGATCGTTTCGTCACGCTTGAGTGACGATTAAAATTAGCGCGTCAaaacttttgaacaaatttcaatattttgatgaaatttagacATTTACACATCATCTTGGTGTTTCTGTCTACTTAGAAAATACATAGATTTCATTGTCTGACCAGGACGATCCACTCTCAACAGCAATTCTATCACCGTCGGCGGTCACTGCCATGTACTCAGGCCAGATCACTTGACGATGGAAAAGATGACCAATACAAGTTCCATCTTCACTCCAAATCGAAATCCTAGCATTGTGCACAGGGGAGAAAAACGTTCTGCGCATGCCTCACCGGAAGTAGTTTTCATGCATAGAAATACACGGAGGTCTTCTCTTTTCTCAAAAGGGATGAAAAATACGCAAAAGGGATTGCTATAAATGTGTACAACAACTCTCTTTATTATAAACTACAACATACCCTTTGCCTAAAAAAAACCGATCCTGGATAAAAATAGGAACACTATTTGAAAAAGGGTGGCGCTAAATTTAcgcatgtttgtttacattcgTCTGTTTCAATCGCTAGTAGTGCAAACTTTCAAATGCGACAATATGCACATGTCTACTAGTTTACTGGCTTTGCACATAATAAAGGCGCTTGCCATTTTTTCAAGAATGAATTTATTTCCTCTACATGATCTATTCACTGACAGTATATACCAGAGCCGTGAAACTGTCATTTGTACACACATATGATATAGCAGCAGACGATAAAAATATTGGCGCGAATTTTTCTTCTAAAACTCAATGAAGTGTTGTTCAAGATGTCTGAGTGTGTACTTGCCGGTAAAACGCGTGCGAAAACCACTTGCACAGGAAATTTATGTCATTTGACAGTGGAATTAAGACGGTGTTGTCAAAGTCCCGGTGATCTTATTTGTTTACATCATTTAAAAGCAGTCATCAGAAGAAACAGGCGACTATGTTCCTGTCCGGCACCATGGGCCCACAGTGATAAGATATGTGAGCGTCCAATCCCATCAAGGCTATTCCAGGTCTTCGATGAAATTGGTGCAAAAGATGAACAGTACGTCCCGGGGACGCGATGGTGTACCAGATGCAAATCAAAAGCAGATCTGGAGTTTTTTCCCGGGTTTTCACAGTACCTTCCaccaaagaaaatcaaaggCGGCAATATCGGGAACAGCAATATCCGAGACAGGTCTCCACTGGTAAGTCTAAATCGAGAACAACATCGAGGGTATGTTGTGACAGGTCCTTCGGCGGCCGGTGTTGTTTTCGGCTGTATTGACTCCAGGttattgacctgaaatattGAGAACTGGTGCATGAGGGCGCACTAAACTGTTGGTGGtttaattgggaaaaaaattgtgaactgAAAGATGTCAAGAGTAATTAATCTTCaatttatcaaaaacataatCATTTAATGGGGTCATTGCACAAAATCATGAAGTATAGGTTTGTGAGTTTTAAGCTAAATACAGAGTAATTAATTAGTTGGCGTATTTTTAAGGCTGCCACACTCTGCAAAAATGATGATACTgataacaataaataaaaaaatataaattttaccctccccccccccacaaaaaaATGCAAGCTCCTGCATATGTTTTCATCCACTGATTGGGTATACACAGAATTCTCCGTAGGAAATTTTCACAATAGGGCTCATATGTTGTGAAGCACTGCAGAAAGAAGCGGTCACACATAGGAGATTTCAGGGATTGATGAGAAATCAAATGAATGCTTCGGCACACATTCAAATTAAAACCAGAAAGTAAACACTGTTTAATGTCACTATCACTGATTTGGCCatgattttttgtgaattttctcgGCAGCGattgaaaaattatttgttgCCAAGCATTTTCACAAGAGGGCTCTCAGAATTTATAAGAGGGCCCCCACGCCCCTTTTATCTTATTCAAAGAGAACTCTGTATACACATCCTGATTCCCCAAAATCACAACAGGTGAATAATGCTGGTATTTCTACTAAACTGTATCTTATTTTGTCTTCTACAAGCAGCAACCAACAATTTTCAATAAGACTGATTCCGTGTACTGTGGTACCGTTCTTTCTACAAATGAGGGTCATGTGTTGCTGTCAAAAACTCAATGGAATGGCATTATTTCCAGGTTGCAAGGTTGGTATAATTTATTGTATACATACTTTTCtcagctttgaaaaaaaaaccatttgaaaCACTGAGAGTGGATGACTGGTTAAGATCTGGAGTTATTTGAATTTGTACAAGTCATACACCATGCATCCTACTGCACTGTAGTCATTCTTTGCAAACTTTATTCAACCAATTACAAAAAATCTCCAAGCGGACAAAGTAATGACTGGCAACAATCCCATTGAATTTACTTTTGGGGGGTGTCACTATCTTGCAATGGCTTCTTATCGAAAACATTAAAGCCCCATAGCTGTGTCGTTTCTATTCTTTGCTTTATCAACAAATATATCATCCAATTTTCAGAGTTATGGTTTTGATTCCCTGCCATTAAGTTATATCATCTCTAAAATGTTACTTTATTAGTCTATGGCAACAAACCAGGTCTATCAATTCAAACCCATACATGTGTTCTTGCcggtggcggccatatttgctTGCAAgccaaaaattatttattgtaaaatatctaaGTTATAATATATGTTCTCCACCAATATTCAAAAACTTTCTGTGTCCACACTTTGGGAAGGACTTTGGCTTGAGTTACTTTTGATTGGAAATCATGATATTAAAAATAActcaaaaagatacagctaaagTGCtattaatgaaatatatttaattGTGTACCTTTTAAATTTGTTCATGCAGGTTCGACATTTTCTGAACAATTAAAAACACTGCAGGAAATGCTGTACAGGTCACAACAAAATGGTGTGTTCCttgatgtgaaaaaaatggaatattttgCCAATAAATATGTCCCAGATCTTTATCAGGAGATTTACAGGGCAATAGTTGACCCATCATTGTCTGTGGAAAGAAAAAGGCAACAAGAGAAGAGAATATTGACTGTCCTGAGTTTACTTGCATATTACAGGTGaaacaaaattgcaatttaGGGATAACTCTTTTACTTTGGACACAGTCACATGCTTTGAAGTGTAGTATATAAAGTGCAGACACATAAATTAAAGCTTAGTGAGGTTAATTATATATCTTTTGATGCTTTGCAGTAGTCTAAAATGACATTGGTAGAAGTATTACTATTGTTACTATAGAAACACAGATGTATGAAGGTATATGCCATGACACTGATGCTTACTATTTTCAGTTTActggaatctttgaaaataatttgatgtcaaaaaaaGGCTGCAAGCAATGCACTGATAGAACAGACTATTTCAGTAAACTCTAGAAAAACTCAGTGGTGCAGTCTATCAGGAGTAACAAATAATATCAAGAGACAACTTTATCTCttcagtgtcattttatttttttttattggtatGTTCTTGTTATGTATGCATATAGAATAGAATCTGCCATTTCTTTCATTCAGATCACAGAAGACAAGAGGCTTCCAGGAGGCAATGGGGATCTATTTTAATATGCAAGGCTTATCCCAAGAAGCGCAGGATATGTGCCACATTTTTGGTCTATCTCAACATCCCCGCACTTTGTTGAAAAAGAGACAGCAGATTGCCGGAGAACATGGGAAGCGAATCAAGACATACCTGATGAATAAGTTACAAGTAAATACTACTTTCTAGCTTTGCATGATtgacctacatacatacagtaatcAATACATGACAAAGAACActttaaatacattttaaatatttttattttaagtgaaaatgcaaaatatcaactGCACTGATATCATGAAAccaaattaaatttgaatatcattttttctcatattttgcTTTGAGCATATTGAATAATTGAATAAATGCCTGAATTGGACAGATGTGGGTAATTTACCTTACttctaaaattatttgtttgtctaTTTATTTAAGTCAACAGGTAAAGCATTCATCCTCGCTCTTATTGATGATTTCCATAATATCCATGGATTTAAATCGATGGCCTCTGGACACAAGGAACTGAAAACCAGTCAGGCTGTACATATGGCAACAACAATGCTGGATATCTTGCCTGTAGAGTCACTCGATCTGCCAGCTGGTGAATCAATACACAGGTACAATTGAAATTTACATCAGACTCATCATTGTAATTGTTGTAgaattcacacacacacacacacacacacacacacacacacacacatatacactgTATTTGTGAAATGTGTATTACATAATCTATACGAAAAAAAATTTCTCCAACATCAATTGTATGAAAGGGTCAATTTATAAACATCAATTGTATGGAAGGGTCAATTTATAATGACTTGACTTTGATAGTGACTATATCGTGCACTGCTAACAATCATTAGTCAATAATGTTTTCATAACGCATTAAATTATTGCACCgaattcatatcaaaacatGTAACATTTGAGGAATGAAGGATTTAAAGAGATTATGAAGTGCACTTAATTGTACTATTTTTTGCATTATAGAAATATATTTATCTATAAAAATGGACAGCAGATACTTGTGAGAGGAGGAATAGCACCCCATGTCATGCGAAAGGAATTCAAATTGTTCATGCAAGACTATGCTTTGAGTTTCCTTGAGAGTCTCCCGATACAATATCACCAACTGGATACAAAACATGCCATCTCTTCCCTTAAGAACATGAGGTAGGATTCCAATATCTTATCACATAACAATGACATTTGATGGGACATGGTTGTCACCTTTTGACATTGTTTTGGTTTTGCTACTGGCACTGAAATACACATGTGGTCTATTGTgttacaattttaaagaaatattattatgtATTACAACACA is a window encoding:
- the LOC139141349 gene encoding uncharacterized protein isoform X2; translated protein: MTYFGIIFVRRKENLKPYMTEITEDMQQPTIFNKTDSVYCGTVLSTNEGHVLLSKTQWNGIISRLQGSTFSEQLKTLQEMLYRSQQNGVFLDVKKMEYFANKYVPDLYQEIYRAIVDPSLSVERKRQQEKRILTVLSLLAYYRSQKTRGFQEAMGIYFNMQGLSQEAQDMCHIFGLSQHPRTLLKKRQQIAGEHGKRIKTYLMNKLQSTGKAFILALIDDFHNIHGFKSMASGHKELKTSQAVHMATTMLDILPVESLDLPAGESIHRNIFIYKNGQQILVRGGIAPHVMRKEFKLFMQDYALSFLESLPIQYHQLDTKHAISSLKNMRPYTDVDVEELHTLNTTVLVDEIEQPLKRKQDLLKLWMMLLDIPQLKTYTSKQAILAPGDWPVWYFGKKIIASFSDNDTSIPTEILSFVPTVGQFHITLNASRDIVISARFSSSYSAMGFLINVSF
- the LOC139141349 gene encoding uncharacterized protein isoform X1; this encodes MSECVLAGKTRAKTTCTGNLCHLTVELRRCCQSPGDLICLHHLKAVIRRNRRLCSCPAPWAHSDKICERPIPSRLFQVFDEIGAKDEQYVPGTRWCTRCKSKADLEFFPGFSQYLPPKKIKGGNIGNSNIRDRSPLQPTIFNKTDSVYCGTVLSTNEGHVLLSKTQWNGIISRLQGSTFSEQLKTLQEMLYRSQQNGVFLDVKKMEYFANKYVPDLYQEIYRAIVDPSLSVERKRQQEKRILTVLSLLAYYRSQKTRGFQEAMGIYFNMQGLSQEAQDMCHIFGLSQHPRTLLKKRQQIAGEHGKRIKTYLMNKLQSTGKAFILALIDDFHNIHGFKSMASGHKELKTSQAVHMATTMLDILPVESLDLPAGESIHRNIFIYKNGQQILVRGGIAPHVMRKEFKLFMQDYALSFLESLPIQYHQLDTKHAISSLKNMRPYTDVDVEELHTLNTTVLVDEIEQPLKRKQDLLKLWMMLLDIPQLKTYTSKQAILAPGDWPVWYFGKKIIASFSDNDTSIPTEILSFVPTVGQFHITLNASRDIVISARFSSSYSAMGFLINVSF